A genome region from Euphorbia lathyris chromosome 4, ddEupLath1.1, whole genome shotgun sequence includes the following:
- the LOC136225830 gene encoding protein RDM16 isoform X2, producing MSTLPENTMASSRPLPTKVSSISNTNENKGVSITRSHAVPGKSSTDGTSSAAGKSGSLSLDALAKAKKALQMQKELSERLKKIPLLSKGTNSTSDNKASAVVKEEGKMTYSGSGVAQGLVPSTSTAAISAGGVTSSAAVEKQAASGMAPFPGLASITNIEAVKRAQELAAKMGFRDDREFSHLVNLFSVQTPAEASVPQKPTKVPVLRIDALGREIDEHGNVVNVTKPSNLSTLKVNINKQKKDAFQILKPELDGDPESNPHFDARMGINKTKLLRPKRMSFQFVEEGRWAKEAEMMKFRSQFGEERAKDIKARQALHAKAKAAPDINPNLIEVSERVIIKEKPKEAIPEIEWWDAPLLPGSTYSEIDDVNVRDKMKMEKLTIYVEHPRPIEPPAEAAPPPPQPLKLTKKEQKKLRTQRRLAREKDKQEMIRQGVIEPPKPKVKMSNLMKVLGSEATQDPTRLEKEIRSAAAEREQAHIDRNIARKLTPAERREKKERKLFDDPNTLETIVSIYKINSLKHKKTRFKVDVNAQENRLSGCAVISEGINVVVVEGGSKAIKRYGKLMLKRINWAEAVEDEEDDEDENEEKPPNKCVLVWQGSIARQSFHRFSVHECVTDSAARKVFADAGVGHYWDLAVNFSDDQM from the exons ATGAGCACTCTGCCTGAGAACACTATGGCCTCCTCTCGTCCTCTTCCTACCAAGGTATCTTCAATTTCAAACACAAATGAAAATAAGGGAGTTAGTATTACCAGATCTCATGCGGTTCCTGGAAAATCTAGTACAGATGGGACATCTTCAGCTGCTGGGAAAAGTGGAAGTCTATCACTTGATGCTTTAGCAAAAGCTAAAAAAGCTTTGCAAATGCAGAAGGAACTGTCAGAGAGGCTGAAGAAAATACCCCTT TTGAGCAAGGGCACTAACTCTACTTCAGATAACAAAGCATCAGCTGTTGTAAAGGAGGAAGGGAAAATGACTTATTCAGGAAGTGGTGTGGCACAGGGTTTAGTTCCATCAACATCCACTGCTGCTATTTCAGCAGGTGGAGTGACAAGTTCAGCAGCTGTTGAGAAGCAAGCTGCAAGTGGCATGGCACCATTTCCTGGGCTTGCCAGTATAACCAATATTGAAGCTGTTAAACGCGCTCAGGAACTTGCCGCGAAAATGGGATTCCGAGATGACCGTGAGTTTAGTCATCTTGTAAACTTGTTCTCTGTGCAAACACCAGCTGAAGCTTCTGTTCCCCAAAAGCCTACCAAGGTCCCTGTTCTACGTATTGATGCACTTGGTCGGGAAATAGATGAACATGGAAATGTGGTTAATGTGACTAAGCCAAGCAACCTAAGCACTCTTAAG GTCAACATAAACAAGCAGAAAAAAGACGCTTTTCAGATTCTGAAACCAGAATTGGACGGGGATCCTGAATCAAATCCTCACTTTGATGCAAGAATGGGCATTAATAAGACTAAGCTTTTAAGGCCTAAAAGGATGAGTTTTCAGTTTGTTGAGGAAGGCAGATGGGCGAAAGAGGCTGAAATGATGAAATTTAGG AGTCAATTTGGAGAAGAAAGGGCAAAAGATATCAAGGCAAGACAAGCCTTGCATGCTAAGGCCAAAGCAGCTCCAGATATAAATCCCAATTTGATAGAGGTATCAGAGAGAGTTATAATTAAAGAGAAACCCAAGGAAGCAATACCTGAAATTGAGTGGTG GGATGCACCTCTTCTGCCTGGTTCTACCTACAGTGAGATTGATGATGTCAATGTACGTGAcaagatgaagatggagaaaTTGACAATTTATGTAGAGCACCCTCGGCCCATAGAGCCCCCAGCTGAGGCAGCTCCTCCACCACCGCAGCCTCTGAAGCTAACAAAGAAGGAGCAGAAGAAGCTCCGTACTCAGCGTCGTCTGGCACGTGAGAAAGATAAGCAGGAGATGATTAGGCAAGGCGTAATTGAGCCCCCTAAACCTAAAGTTAAAATGAGCAATTTAATGAAAGTTCTTGGCTCTGAAGCTACACAAGATCCCACAAGACTTGAGAAGGAAATCCGAAGTGCAGCTGCTGAACGTGAACAAGCTCATATTGATAGGAATATTGCACGTAAACTCACTCCTGCTGAGCGCCgagagaagaaggagagaaagCTCTTTGATGACCCAAATACTCTAGAAACTATAGTTTCTATTTACAAAATCAACAGCCTTAAACACAAGAAGACACGCTTTAAAGTCGATGTTAATGCTCAAGAAAACCGCTTGAGTGGCTGTGCTGTGATTTCTGAAGGTATTAATGTTGTGGTTGTTGAAGGAGGAAGTAAAGCCATTAAGAGGTACGGGAAGTTGATGCTTAAGCGCATAAACTGGGCAGAGGCTgtagaagatgaggaagatgatgaagacGAGAACGAGGAGAAGCCCCCGAACAAATGTGTCTTGGTGTGGCAAGGAAGCATAGCCAGGCAGAGCTTTCATAGGTTCTCTGTACATGAATGTGTGACTGACTCTGCAGCTCGGAAAGTGTTTGCTGATGCCGGGGTTGGCCATTATTGGGATCTTGCTGTCAACTTCTCTGATGATCAAATGTGA
- the LOC136225830 gene encoding protein RDM16 isoform X3, producing MQKELSERLKKIPLLSKGTNSTSDNKASAVVKEEGKMTYSGSGVAQGLVPSTSTAAISAGGVTSSAAVEKQAASGMAPFPGLASITNIEAVKRAQELAAKMGFRDDREFSHLVNLFSVQTPAEASVPQKPTKVPVLRIDALGREIDEHGNVVNVTKPSNLSTLKVNINKQKKDAFQILKPELDGDPESNPHFDARMGINKTKLLRPKRMSFQFVEEGRWAKEAEMMKFRSQFGEERAKDIKARQALHAKAKAAPDINPNLIEVSERVIIKEKPKEAIPEIEWWDAPLLPGSTYSEIDDVNVRDKMKMEKLTIYVEHPRPIEPPAEAAPPPPQPLKLTKKEQKKLRTQRRLAREKDKQEMIRQGVIEPPKPKVKMSNLMKVLGSEATQDPTRLEKEIRSAAAEREQAHIDRNIARKLTPAERREKKERKLFDDPNTLETIVSIYKINSLKHKKTRFKVDVNAQENRLSGCAVISEGINVVVVEGGSKAIKRYGKLMLKRINWAEAVEDEEDDEDENEEKPPNKCVLVWQGSIARQSFHRFSVHECVTDSAARKVFADAGVGHYWDLAVNFSDDQM from the exons ATGCAGAAGGAACTGTCAGAGAGGCTGAAGAAAATACCCCTT TTGAGCAAGGGCACTAACTCTACTTCAGATAACAAAGCATCAGCTGTTGTAAAGGAGGAAGGGAAAATGACTTATTCAGGAAGTGGTGTGGCACAGGGTTTAGTTCCATCAACATCCACTGCTGCTATTTCAGCAGGTGGAGTGACAAGTTCAGCAGCTGTTGAGAAGCAAGCTGCAAGTGGCATGGCACCATTTCCTGGGCTTGCCAGTATAACCAATATTGAAGCTGTTAAACGCGCTCAGGAACTTGCCGCGAAAATGGGATTCCGAGATGACCGTGAGTTTAGTCATCTTGTAAACTTGTTCTCTGTGCAAACACCAGCTGAAGCTTCTGTTCCCCAAAAGCCTACCAAGGTCCCTGTTCTACGTATTGATGCACTTGGTCGGGAAATAGATGAACATGGAAATGTGGTTAATGTGACTAAGCCAAGCAACCTAAGCACTCTTAAG GTCAACATAAACAAGCAGAAAAAAGACGCTTTTCAGATTCTGAAACCAGAATTGGACGGGGATCCTGAATCAAATCCTCACTTTGATGCAAGAATGGGCATTAATAAGACTAAGCTTTTAAGGCCTAAAAGGATGAGTTTTCAGTTTGTTGAGGAAGGCAGATGGGCGAAAGAGGCTGAAATGATGAAATTTAGG AGTCAATTTGGAGAAGAAAGGGCAAAAGATATCAAGGCAAGACAAGCCTTGCATGCTAAGGCCAAAGCAGCTCCAGATATAAATCCCAATTTGATAGAGGTATCAGAGAGAGTTATAATTAAAGAGAAACCCAAGGAAGCAATACCTGAAATTGAGTGGTG GGATGCACCTCTTCTGCCTGGTTCTACCTACAGTGAGATTGATGATGTCAATGTACGTGAcaagatgaagatggagaaaTTGACAATTTATGTAGAGCACCCTCGGCCCATAGAGCCCCCAGCTGAGGCAGCTCCTCCACCACCGCAGCCTCTGAAGCTAACAAAGAAGGAGCAGAAGAAGCTCCGTACTCAGCGTCGTCTGGCACGTGAGAAAGATAAGCAGGAGATGATTAGGCAAGGCGTAATTGAGCCCCCTAAACCTAAAGTTAAAATGAGCAATTTAATGAAAGTTCTTGGCTCTGAAGCTACACAAGATCCCACAAGACTTGAGAAGGAAATCCGAAGTGCAGCTGCTGAACGTGAACAAGCTCATATTGATAGGAATATTGCACGTAAACTCACTCCTGCTGAGCGCCgagagaagaaggagagaaagCTCTTTGATGACCCAAATACTCTAGAAACTATAGTTTCTATTTACAAAATCAACAGCCTTAAACACAAGAAGACACGCTTTAAAGTCGATGTTAATGCTCAAGAAAACCGCTTGAGTGGCTGTGCTGTGATTTCTGAAGGTATTAATGTTGTGGTTGTTGAAGGAGGAAGTAAAGCCATTAAGAGGTACGGGAAGTTGATGCTTAAGCGCATAAACTGGGCAGAGGCTgtagaagatgaggaagatgatgaagacGAGAACGAGGAGAAGCCCCCGAACAAATGTGTCTTGGTGTGGCAAGGAAGCATAGCCAGGCAGAGCTTTCATAGGTTCTCTGTACATGAATGTGTGACTGACTCTGCAGCTCGGAAAGTGTTTGCTGATGCCGGGGTTGGCCATTATTGGGATCTTGCTGTCAACTTCTCTGATGATCAAATGTGA